A stretch of Comamonadaceae bacterium M7527 DNA encodes these proteins:
- the grxC gene encoding glutaredoxin 3, whose translation MAQVTMYSTGYCPFCIRAKQLLAQRGVGDLNEIRVDQDPAQRAVMMDLSGRRTVPQIFIGERHVGGCDDLFDLDQAGELLALLQA comes from the coding sequence ATGGCCCAAGTCACCATGTATTCCACTGGCTACTGCCCTTTTTGTATCAGGGCCAAGCAGCTGCTGGCACAAAGAGGGGTGGGCGATCTCAATGAAATCCGTGTTGATCAGGATCCCGCTCAGCGCGCGGTGATGATGGACTTGTCAGGGCGACGCACGGTGCCGCAGATTTTTATTGGTGAGCGCCATGTGGGCGGCTGCGACGACTTGTTTGATCTGGACCAGGCCGGCGAGCTGCTCGCCTTGCTTCAGGCCTAA